In the genome of Felis catus isolate Fca126 chromosome E1, F.catus_Fca126_mat1.0, whole genome shotgun sequence, the window AGGACTTGGGGGGCTCTTGCCTGGAGGCCGGCAGGGATTTTGGGGTGCTGAAGGAGAATGGCGAGGCCGAGGAGGCGGCGAGCAGCAGGAAACGCGCCCGGCCGGTGCGCTCCAAGGCGCGGCGCATGGCGGCCAACGTGCGGGAGCGCAAGCGCATCCTGGACTACAACGAGGCCTTCAACGCGCTGCGCAGGGCGCTGCGGCACGACCTGGGCGGCAAGAGGCTCTCCAAGATCGCCACGCTGCGCAGGGCCATCCACCGCATCGCGGCGCTCTCCCTAGTCCTGCGCGCCAGCCCCGCGCCCCGCTGGCACTGCGGGCACCTGGAGTGCCACGGCCAGGCCGCGCGTGCCGGGGGCGGCGGGGACGCGGGCTCCagcccgccgccgcccgccccgccgcccgccggccCCTTCGCGCCGCGCTGCGCCTCGTGTTCCCCGCACACGCACCCGGGACGGCCCAGGGCGGTGGCCGAGGCTCAGGGCGTGGCCCAGGCGTCCGCGGGAAGCTGGCGCCGCGGTCCCGGGGCTCCCTTGGCCTGGCCGCGGGGCCACCCGCGAGCGGGCCCCGGGTTGGGCTTCCAGCACTCCTGACTGGCTCCAGAGAGACCCGGTGGGCCTGGAGGGAGGCCGGCCAGGGAGGAGCCAACGGCAGGATGACTACTAAAGGGAAGACTGCAAAAAACCGTCCTGGACCAAGAAAAACTGAgtggctgaggccagagagagagagaggaggcagcctTGCCAGTAGGAAGGAACTGAGCCCAAGGCTGCGCtccccagcacctccctcctcAGCCTGAAGCCCAACCAGGGATGACAGCTCCAGGAAAGGAGCAGGATCCTGCTGGGTTCTTTCTTATGTTTGGACTTGATGAACTCTTCTCAGAAAGTGATCTTTGCATTCCTGTGCCTCTGAGTCCTATCTCTTCTTGCTGCTTTTTAGGAGAAAGAGGGCTTTTGGACTGGGGGGACGGGGGGGAGGGCTTGTAGGTGGGAGTGTGGGTGACACCTGGTGTGGTCTGATGACAGCGTGGGGTCCATGTCCCCAGCCTGTGCTGATACCCCAAGTCTGTGATCTGAGAGAGGCAACAGAAGGAgccaaataaaaaggaaaagctatCATCTCCGTCTGCTATCAGATGTCCACTGGGCCCTGTGGCCCAGGGTGGCAGAAAGGCCTGAGGTCTGGGGGCTCACTGTGGAATGTCGGTCTCCCACGGCCTGATTCCCACAGGTAGGTACCTGATTCATGGCAGGGCCCTAGGTGTGGCTGAGCAATGTGAGGAACACTGTGGGAAATGACATTATTTGGAGAGGGGGAGCAGCAGCAGGAGACTCAGAATGCAGTCAGCCTCATCTCTGGGACCCGTCACCCTGCAGAGCTGCTGTCTGCAGTGAGCCACCGTGAGGGCTGCAATGGTTGAAGAGTCCGGACCAGTCTCAGGAAAGGAAGCCTAGGGCCGACCAGGGACTGGGGGTGGGTGAGTCCTGCCTGTACCCTGAGTGTGGGTGAATGGAGCTCCCAGGGAAAATTGGTCCAGTGCATAGAGCCAGGGCCTCTATGAtgagaggcagacatagaatcaGGAAAGATTATGAGGAGGAGGTTAAGGGAATTAGGGCCAAATCTGCTGAGAAAGTGGGAGGCACAACCAGCCCTCCCAGAGAAGTCTGGAGAGCTTTTGCATCTAAGACGAGCACTCCCAAGCTAGTGTCTGGCTTCACTCATGCTGACCAGGCTGATGTTGCAGCTGCTGCTGGCTGGGGTGAGAACCCAGATGTGCcagaggagggctgggggctCTCTGGTCTCCTTGGAGAGCTGGACACTTGCCAGCTTGGAGAAGAAGAGTTACACAGCTCGGAATGGGGGCTATCACGGAAGCTGGAGAGACACCCATAGACCCCAGGATAAGTGAAAGGTCCCCAAAACAGTCAAGATGAGGCTCAGTGCCTTAATTAAAGATATACTTGCTTTCTCCAAGTGAGACACTGGCTGGCCCACTTGGCATCCTGCCCTCGGCCCATAGGTATCAGGGTTCCCAATTTCACAGGGCAGGTGGCTGCCGCACAGATCACAGGAAAGCTTTGACTCTGGGCAGAGGAGTCCTGGGGTCCAACCAGGAACAAAATGTGGAAATCTGGCCCCAGACCTGCCCACTGAGCCTTCCATTTCATGGAGAGGCAGTGCCACCGTCTGATAGTGGAAAGGAAAGAGCCAGACAGGCCTGGGATCCAGTctctgctctgccacttactacaTGTGTGACCCATGGCATCACTTGACCTCTCTAAGCCTCTAGTTCCTCACCTCTGACACAGATGATTCTACCTCAGGGTGGCTGTGAGGGTTAACATTTGTTCATAATGTAGTTTCTGGCAATT includes:
- the BHLHA9 gene encoding class A basic helix-loop-helix protein 9, with product MHRGGPGPGLRGLKGAEGPAEDLGGSCLEAGRDFGVLKENGEAEEAASSRKRARPVRSKARRMAANVRERKRILDYNEAFNALRRALRHDLGGKRLSKIATLRRAIHRIAALSLVLRASPAPRWHCGHLECHGQAARAGGGGDAGSSPPPPAPPPAGPFAPRCASCSPHTHPGRPRAVAEAQGVAQASAGSWRRGPGAPLAWPRGHPRAGPGLGFQHS